DNA from Leptospira yasudae:
CGAACCAGAAAAATTTCGGAAGTTCGAGATGAGATCCTTCGTTTCCATCCTCCAAACCTTTTTTGGCTCCGACCTTCCAACCGAAGATAAAGATCTGAATGCTCGCCAAAATAAAGATTAGAATCGTGCCGATCCAAAAGTCGGCGAGTTCCAAGGCTTGGAAGTTTTCGTTGAAATACAAGATCGGAAAACAAAGGCTTCCGGTGAATAAGAATAGGATCAAGGTAGAAGTATGTCTGCGGATACCGAAGGATTCTTCCAAAAAGATGATTCCGGGTTGGAGCATCGTGACGGAGGACGTGATCGCGGCTAGAAAAAGAACGAAGAACCAAATCGCTCCGAAGAATTCTCCGCCGGGCATAAGAGAAAATACGGAAGGAAGCGCGATAAACCCCATACCGAACATACCGAACTGAGTGATCGAACCGCCTAAGAAGAGATAGGCGACCGGGATCGTCACCATTCCTCCGATCGCGACTTCCACGAATTCGTTTAACGATGCGGCGGATAACGAGGAAAGAACCACGTCGTTGTCCCGTTTTAGATAACTCGAAAATACGAGAGCGATTCCGAAACCGGCGGAAAGCGTGAAAAAGATCTGACCCGCTGCGGCGATCCAGACTTCCGATTTCAAGAGAGCGGACCAATCCGGGTTCCACATCTTTCCTAAACCGAGGTCGATATTGTCTAACGTTAGAACTCGAACTAAAATGACCGCGGAACAAACGAGCATAAGAGGAACCGCGATCCTGGCGAAGGTTTCGATTCCTTTGGAAATGCCGCGGTAAACAAGGGCGAAGTTCAATACGAAGCAGGTTAAGGTTGCGTAAAAAATTTTACCTGAAATCGCGTTTCCGTTCGCGCGCGCGCCTGTGATATCCAGATAATAATTTCCCGCGGCTTGAATGATTTCGGATTGAGGAACGTTTCCGCTTGCGTTGAATCGGATTTGTCCCGTTAAAAATTCGAAGGAGTAGGCGAGACACCAAGCCTCAATAAAAACGTAATATACATAGATGAGAATCGGAACG
Protein-coding regions in this window:
- a CDS encoding sodium-dependent transporter, whose protein sequence is MSKEPPKESWKSRTGLILTVASGAIGLGNFIRFPGQAVANGGGAFMVPYIISFILVGIPVCITEWIMGRMGGRTGHSAPFLFKSFLSGFPLRIVGAIGVTVPILIYVYYVFIEAWCLAYSFEFLTGQIRFNASGNVPQSEIIQAAGNYYLDITGARANGNAISGKIFYATLTCFVLNFALVYRGISKGIETFARIAVPLMLVCSAVILVRVLTLDNIDLGLGKMWNPDWSALLKSEVWIAAAGQIFFTLSAGFGIALVFSSYLKRDNDVVLSSLSAASLNEFVEVAIGGMVTIPVAYLFLGGSITQFGMFGMGFIALPSVFSLMPGGEFFGAIWFFVLFLAAITSSVTMLQPGIIFLEESFGIRRHTSTLILFLFTGSLCFPILYFNENFQALELADFWIGTILIFILASIQIFIFGWKVGAKKGLEDGNEGSHLELPKFFWFVIQYVTPAFLLVIFIAFLFQNLPGHFDRMNSDTIIAQGIAKGQSFTQEMVEAVKLQALISKSVFFGILVVFSLIVLLVHYALVYKEKRGQTQ